The Sylvia atricapilla isolate bSylAtr1 chromosome 3, bSylAtr1.pri, whole genome shotgun sequence genome has a window encoding:
- the NENF gene encoding neudesin yields the protein MSYRLSPVRSGRPALGCGLLPGSGARRAAPKSPFPRLSTAVPLRAVPAFAVFPPAPRRSFSSGPTPLPPRFAGRASGRGRCALRAMAGAAARGPLPLPCLLLLLLLLLLLLLLPPAASAEPELRFRPPAEAPVRLFTEPELAKYDGHQEGQPIYLAVKGVVFDVTSGKEFYGKGAPYNALVGKDATRGVAKMSLDPADLTHDTTGLTEEELKSLDDIFNNVYKAKYPIVGYTSRRILNEDGSPNLDFKPEDQPHFSIKDEF from the exons ATGTCCTATCGATTGTCACCCGTGAGGAGCGGCAGACCCGCGCTTGGCTGCGGCCTCCTGCCAGGCAGTGGGGCGAGACGAGCTGCCCCCAAGTCTCCCTTTCCCAGGCTAAGCACCGCCGTCCCCCTCAGAGCCGTGCCAGCGTTCGCGGTGTTCCCGCCAGCTCCGCGGCGCTCCTTTAGCTCCGGTCCCACCCCGCTGCCTCCCCGGTTCGCAGGCCGCGCCTCAGGCCGGGGGCGGTGCGCGCTCCGCGCCATGGCGGGCGCTGCGGCCCGGGGCCCGCTGCcgctgccctgcctgctgctgctgctgctgctgctgctgctgctgctgctgctgccgccggcCGCCAGCGCCGAGCCCGAGCTGCGCTTCAGGCCGCCGGCCGAGGCCCCCGTACGGCTCTTCACCGAGCCCGAGCTGGCCAAATACGACGGGCACCAG GAAGGACAGCCCATCTACCTGGCAGTGAAGGGAGTAGTGTTTGATGTCACCTCTGGAAAAG aattttatggaaaaggAGCACCATACAATGCTTTGGTTGGAAAAGATGCAACAAGAGGAGTTGCAAAGATGTCTCTGGATCCAGCAGATCTTACACATGACACA ACAGGACTCACAGAGGAGGAACTGAAGTCCCTGGATGACATCTTCAATAATGTTTATAAAGCCAAATATCCAATTGTTGGCTATACTTCTCGGCGAATTCTGAATGAGGATGGCAGCCCCAATCTGGACTTTAAACCTGAAGATCAGCCACATTTCAGCATTAAAGATGAGTTTTGA